From Rutidosis leptorrhynchoides isolate AG116_Rl617_1_P2 chromosome 3, CSIRO_AGI_Rlap_v1, whole genome shotgun sequence, a single genomic window includes:
- the LOC139899244 gene encoding F-box/kelch-repeat protein SKIP25-like: MANETTISRATTCPTTKRPNFSDDHHHSLLPGLPDHIAHLCLSLISPTILYSVCRSWRRLLYSATFPPFRSFYTLSLPTTASGGGDGRHTQTLKVHSFDPISSKWITIDSPPPPSYLRRLSVRHPSFISRNLPIQSLSISGHLVLLAASSVHQNLLIPAFPHPLIYNPLSNTWSSSPPLATPRRWCAAGVHQETVVVASGIGSHYSETVAQSVEKWVLRKTESLDIKHIFSNGNCKIIKSIESSKLNVESFDQKRYNSYEKVLFFKNSERKMQSFDNKRYGNYEKVQTFKNLEVKIESLDHNGNENYEKIRHLKNSNKNSESFGKNSSGDWEKMQPLKHSKLCREAIDAIGWKRKLCMVGVKGDYAKEGFVYNLDSDEWSEMPAGMLGGWKGPAAAMDEEIIYVVDETKGVLKKYNEDGDNWSEIVVDERLKGAEYIAAGGGRVCVVCEKDVGILVVDVVAAPPRLWLVETPPGHQIMGVHILPRMCLPEFLFPVSEGESK; this comes from the coding sequence ATGGCCAATGAAACAACTATCTCACGCGCCACCACTTGTCCCACCACAAAACGCCCTAACTTTTCCGACGACCACCATCACTCCTTACTACCAGGACTACCGGATCACATAGCCCACCTATGTCTCTCTCTCATCTCTCCGACTATCTTATATTCCGTTTGCCGGTCATGGCGGCGCCTCTTGTACTCCGCCACCTTCCCTCCTTTCCGATCATTTTACACCCTCTCTTTACCCACAACCGCTTCCGGCGGTGGCGATGGCCGGCATACCCAAACTCTTAAAGTTCACTCTTTTGATCCAATCTCATCAAAATGGATTACCATTGACTCTCCACCACCACCGTCGTATCTCCGCCGTCTCTCCGTTCGCCATCCGTCGTTTATATCCCGTAATTTGCCAATACAATCGCTATCAATCTCCGGCCATCTTGTTCTTCTTGCGGCCAGCTCTGTTCACCAGAATTTGCTCATTCCTGCCTTTCCGCATCCTCTTATCTATAACCCTTTATCTAACACTTGGTCCTCCAGTCCACCACTCGCCACCCCACGACGGTGGTGCGCTGCCGGAGTTCATCAAGAAACGGTGGTTGTCGCTAGCGGAATTGGTTCCCATTACTCTGAAACTGTAGCTCAATCCGTTGAAAAATGGGTATTACGAAAAACTGAATCTTTAGATATTAAACATATATTTTCAAATGGGAATTGCAAAATTATCAAATCCATAGAGAGTTCGAAGCTAAATGTTGAATCTTTTGATCAAAAACGTTATAATAGTTACGAAAAGGTTCTATTTTTTAAGAATTCAGAGCGAAAGATGCAATCTTTTGATAACAAACGATATGGGAATTATGAAAAGGTTCAAACTTTTAAGAATTTGGAGGTAAAGATTGAATCTTTAGATCATAACGGAAATGAGAACTACGAAAAGATTCGCCATTTAAAGAATTCGAATAAAAACAGTGAATCTTTTGGTAAAAATTCAAGTGGGGATTGGGAAAAAATGCAACCTTTAAAGCATTCAAAGCTTTGTAGAGAAGCCATTGATGCAATTGGATGGaaaagaaagctttgtatggtaggAGTGAAAGGTGATTATGCAAAAGAAGGATTTGTTTACAATCTTGATTCCGATGAGTGGTCGGAGATGCCGGCGGGGATGTTGGGTGGCTGGAAAGGTCCGGCGGCGGCGATGGATGAAGAGATTATTTATGTGGTGGATGAAACAAAAGGTGTGTTGAAAAAGTATAATGAGGATGGTGATAATTGGTCGGAAATTGTGGTGGATGAACGGTTGAAAGGGGCGGAGTACATAGCCGCCGGCGGTGGTAGAGTGTGTGTTGTGTGTGAAAAAGATGTTGGGATATTAGTGGTGGATGTGGTGGCGGCGCCGCCGCGGTTGTGGTTAGTTGAAACACCTCCGGGACATCAAATCATGGGTGTTCATATCTTGCCGAGGATGTGTTTGCCGGAGTTTTTATTTCCGGTGAGTGAAGGTGAATCCAAATAA